The genomic DNA GTGAAAAAGCCAGTCAATTAAATGACCTTATTAATGGCAATTTCAAGAGTGTTCGGTTCGTCTTAACGGAAGAGCAGGTTAACGGCGGTGTGAAGGATGTTTGCGAGGTCCTTGTGCCTTGTGGAGATGGAGTCTACGTACCATTCTCTACAGCCAATAATGCTGCTCGGATTAACGCAGGATTGGAAATTATTGCCAGTCTATCCGACTATTGGGATGTATCTGTCCCGGTCGTTATTGATAACGCCGAAAGCGTTACCAAGCTTAACAGTAGAGGACTGCAAACACTGGCTCTGTATGTTAGCGAAAAAGATAAAACTTTGCGAGTTGAAACAGAATAGGAGATGAAAAGAGATGTCTTTTTATGAGCGGCCATTAGAGCCAATCTATGGCAAGCAAAAAAGCTTTTATAACGCTGCACGGATTCGCTTCTTTGATGGAGGCTACAGAGTGCTGGTTTCATATACCACAGAGGTTTGTTGCTGTAATCCTCAGACAGGCTATGTTGAATTGCTTTGTCTAGAAGAGGATCTAACGAGCACAACAACTAGGCATTTAAGAGAGTTTTTAGCACAGTCTGGATTTAAAGGTTTAGCCAAGAAAAGTAAAGCAAAAATTGTTGAGTATTTAAAAGAATGCACAGCTTTTGAGAGAATTTAGGAGGAATAAAAAATGACTGAATTAATGAAAAAAGAAAATGCTACCACTGATGTTGTGATGGGCTACAGTACTTTAGAGGGCTTTAAGCTCATGCAGCGTGTTGCCAATATGTTTGCACAGTCAAGTCTTGTACCTAAAAATTATCGGGGAAATCCGGCAGACTGTGTAATCGCTTTAAATATGGCACAACGCATGAATGCTGATCCCCTTATGGTCATGCAAAATCTTTACATCGTGCACGGTAAGCCTAGCTTTAGCTCGTCTTTTTTAATTGCTACTTTCAATGCAAGCGGGCGATTTTCGAGCCTCCAATTTGAATTTGGGGGTTCAGAAGATAATGCTAAGTGTCGTGCTTACGCTAAAGAACTTGATACAGGTAATGTCTTGCAAGGCTCTTGGGTGTCAATTCAGCTATCCAAAGATGAAGGCTGGTACGACAAGAAGGATAAGGACGGAAACTACATCAGCAAGTGGCGGACCATGCCACAACAAATGCTTATGTACCGGGCTGCTGCTTTCTTTATTCGGGCCTATGCTCCCGAAATTGCTATGGGGATGTACACCACTGATGAAGCAGAGGACTTTATTGATGTCGAAAGTTCACAGCGTACTGAACCGGCTGTTCCTCAGCCCATTGCTCAGAAAGATGCTCCGGTTTTGGATTTTGCCGATAATGTAAATGAAGGCACAAAAGATGAAAAAGTTGAGGTTAAAGAGGAAGCTTTCGGTAAACCGATTGTCAGCCGAGAAGTGGAAAAGGATGTTTTAGATAAGCTTTTAGATGACGAAAACTTGTCGAGTGACGAACCCGGTGCCGATCTTTTTAGCGACATGAAAATTGATTTTTAATATGGAAATCATTTCTCTAGGAAGTAGCTCAAACGGCAACGCCTACAAGGTATCTGATGGGAGCTCTACGCTCCTGTTAGATGCCGGGCTGCCAGTTGGGCGGTTGAAAGAAAAATTCCGTTTTAGACTTAGCCAAGTGGATGCTGTATTGGTAACCCATGAACACAAGGATCATGCCGAGGCTGTAAAAGATCTTTTAAACATGGGGATTCAAGTATACGCTTCGCAAGGGACTTTTGAGGCTATGAGTGTCTGCCGTGGCAATATAATTCAAGCTGGCAATTCTTTTAGGATAGGCAGTTTTGAGATATTGTCTTTTTCAGTAATCCATGACGCTGTAGAGCCGCTGGGTTTTTTACTTCAGTCGAATGTGACAAAAGAGAAGCTCCTATATGTAACGGACACGGCTTATGTGCCGTATAATTTCAGGGGGCTAACTCATATTATGATGGAGGTGAACTATGTTTCCTCAGTCATAGCTGAGAATGTGGAAGCCGGACTTGTGCCGGCAAGCTTAGCTAGGCGTGTGAGAAAAACGCACATGAGTTTAGATGAAGCCTTAACTTTCTTAAAAGAAAATACAGGACCGGAATTGGAAGAGGTATGGCTCTTGCATTTATCAGATGAAAACTCTGACGAGCGGCTTATTAAGCAAGGCATTCGTGCGACACGTTGGTCTATAACCATTAAGCTATCCTAGAAATAGAGATAACCTGCGTAAGCAGTCCGATTAGTAGGGTAAAAGACTGACTCTT from Peptococcus niger includes the following:
- a CDS encoding recombinase RecT, with protein sequence MTELMKKENATTDVVMGYSTLEGFKLMQRVANMFAQSSLVPKNYRGNPADCVIALNMAQRMNADPLMVMQNLYIVHGKPSFSSSFLIATFNASGRFSSLQFEFGGSEDNAKCRAYAKELDTGNVLQGSWVSIQLSKDEGWYDKKDKDGNYISKWRTMPQQMLMYRAAAFFIRAYAPEIAMGMYTTDEAEDFIDVESSQRTEPAVPQPIAQKDAPVLDFADNVNEGTKDEKVEVKEEAFGKPIVSREVEKDVLDKLLDDENLSSDEPGADLFSDMKIDF
- a CDS encoding MBL fold metallo-hydrolase codes for the protein MEIISLGSSSNGNAYKVSDGSSTLLLDAGLPVGRLKEKFRFRLSQVDAVLVTHEHKDHAEAVKDLLNMGIQVYASQGTFEAMSVCRGNIIQAGNSFRIGSFEILSFSVIHDAVEPLGFLLQSNVTKEKLLYVTDTAYVPYNFRGLTHIMMEVNYVSSVIAENVEAGLVPASLARRVRKTHMSLDEALTFLKENTGPELEEVWLLHLSDENSDERLIKQGIRATRWSITIKLS